A stretch of the Lactuca sativa cultivar Salinas chromosome 9, Lsat_Salinas_v11, whole genome shotgun sequence genome encodes the following:
- the LOC111920429 gene encoding uncharacterized protein LOC111920429, with the protein MAFGRNANTPADSETQGNTHISETQADYNINVDDEVQQTQQRSTIPEGKDASRPLLEEVTFCGAGNSKNARGSKQWVCNHCKGKFTSSYTRIHVHFFGPAVGKTADIRRCPIMVKDQRKRESLRKKVTEAENSGVAKCLKNSVLSKNASSRKRIEESFGILERNVVDLKIVRGLCANGIPFNILRNPQFLEMISAIKNAPDGYKPPSCEKARTVLLDECVRDVEKELTPIKDTWITQRVSIVSDGWSNVKHNPLINVLTVNSRGATFMYAEDFSGVEKSGVEISKFLVGAIDNIGPSNVLQVVTDNAANCKAAGREIERIHKHIFWSPCCVHTLNLIFKDLAKEFYWLEETYKRGKGIVKYFINHTHALSFFRENSTLELLKVAKTRFASHYIVLHRLIECREALSTTIVLNSWREWVKNGDEATRIVGSKIVDTVKDDQFWDDVENILAITKPIFLLLKFCDGEGPKMGEIYERMDSMLGEIKDVMRENKYASYYPQVEKIVLDRWEKMTIPLHCLGFALNPKFYDKHYLEKLAPDGMARKAPNQDKEIVLGVMEAFDRIAEKRNLLYDLNSNRCRNHGRN; encoded by the exons ATGGCGTTTGGAAGAAATGCCAATACTCCAGCAGACAGTGAAACACAAGGCAACACCCACATCAGTGAAACACAAGCAGATTACAATATTAATGTTGATGATGAAGTACAGCAAACACAACAAAGATCAACAATCCCTGAAGGAAAGGATGCAAGCAGACCACTTTTAGAAGAAGTTACATTCTGTGGTGCAGGAAACAGTAAAAATGCTAGAGGTTCTAAACAGTGGGTTTGTAACCATTGTAAAGGCAAGTTTACCAGCTCGTACACCCGAATCCATGTCCATTTTTTTGGACCTGCTGTAGGGAAAACCGCCGATATTAGAAGATGTCCTATCATGGTTAAAGATCAACGGAAAAGAGAAAGTCTTAGGAAGAAGGTTACAGAAGCAGAAAACAGTGGAGTTGCAAAGTGTTTGAAGAATTCCGTTCTCTCTAAAAATGCATCTTCAAGGAAACGCATTGAAGAATCATTTGGAATATTAGAGAGGAACGTGGTGGACTTGAAGATAGTTCGAGGATTATGTGCCAATGGAATCCCTTTCAATATTTTACGTAACCCGCAATTCCTTGAAATGATTAGCGCCATCAAGAATGCACCGGATGGATACAAACCCCCATCGTGTGAAAAAGCGAGAACTGTATTACTTGATGAATGTGTTAGGGACGTTGAGAAGGAGCTTACACCGATTAAGGACACGTGGATCACACAAAGAGTCTCAATAGTCTCAGATGGGTGGTCTAATGTGAAACATAATCCACTCATCAATGTCCTTACGGTTAATTCCCGTGGTGCAACATTCATGTACGCGGAAGACTTTTCGGGGGTTGAAAAATCGGGGGTAGAAATTTCAAAGTTTCTAGTTGGAGCCATCGATAATATTGGACCAAGTAATGTATTACAAGTTGTAACCGATAACGCGGCTAATTGCAAGGCTGCCGGGCGGGAGATCGAAAGGATACACAAACATATTTTTTGGTCCCCATGTTGCGTGCACACCTTAAATCTCATTTTTAAGGACTTGGCGAAGGAATTTTATTGGCTAGAGGAGACCTATAAGAGAGGCAAAGGTATTGTCAAGTATTTTATTAACCACACACATGCTTTATCATTTTTTAGGGAAAACTCAACTCTAGAGTTATTGAAGGTTGCAAAGACTCGTTTTGCCTCACACTACATAGTTTTGCATAGATTAATAGAGTGTAGGGAGGCTCTTTCTACAACCATTGTTCTTAATTCTTGGCGGGAATGGGTCAAGAATGGGGACGAAGCCACTCGAATAGTTGGGTCAAAAATCGTCGATACAGTCAAAGATGATCAGTTTTGGGACGATGTTGAAAATATATTGGCCATCACAAAACCAATATTTTTGTTACTAAAATTTTGTGATGGTGAAGGTCCCAAAATGGGAGAGATTTATGAAAGGATGGACAGCATGCTAGGTGAAATCAAGGATGTCATGAGGGAAAATAAATATGCAAGTTATTACCCTCAAGttgaaaaaattgttttggatAGGTGGGAGAAGATGACAATCCCCCTTCATTGTTTGGGATTTGCCTTAAATCCAAAATTCTATGATAAGCACTACCTAGAAAAATTGGCACCCGATGGCATGGCACGAAAAGCTCCCAACCAAGACAAAGAAATTGTACTTGGTGTTATGGAGGCGTTTGATAGAATCGCGGAGA AAAGGAATTTACTCTATGACCTCAACTCAAATCGATGCCGTAACCATGGACGGAATTGA